The Henckelia pumila isolate YLH828 chromosome 2, ASM3356847v2, whole genome shotgun sequence genome includes a window with the following:
- the LOC140882318 gene encoding aminodeoxychorismate synthase, chloroplastic isoform X2, protein MSFTLCSPSSEISLSCRENISRNKNLSSLLPSACNRAVDLDQNGNFQIQKGVLKKAVVSSHLIPGRLEESYSAKKWLREPSSNFWNALSCLVASISYRGISCTFLEVSPVVIHNDEWSWKELYHFLYEKKAFDNIVISPGPGSPACAADIGICLRLLLECSDIPILGVCLGHQALGFVHGAEVVHAPEPVHGRLSDIDHNGCQLFHGIPSGRNSGFKVVRYHSLVVDQRSLPKELIPIAWASTSDTTPFLGIQNSQDFDGPVDSQVSAKFFPTTSDKRLRWHSSNPEELQSGKILMGIMHLHKPHYGLQFHPESIATCYGRQIFKNFAAITKDYWCRLKSSPNGTRNVNYAACMQVPNETQFFQDVTRNKHLVNGFSNEKPASMHNILNLSQPKTVKYLKLKWRKLECPVSQVGGAKNMFCELFGDREAGNTFWLDSSSTEMNRARFSFMGGKGGPLWRQVTFKLLSKSDSACKGGGNLLIEDAEGCTSTTFLENGFFDFLNKELQSFCYDASDYEGLPFDFYGGYVGYIGYDLKVECGVSSNCHKSSAPDACLFFADNLVVVDHLHDDIYITSILDNDTTKTLWLDEVEQKLLDMKVHLLKKSSSFASSVSTSASFGETFSAEKSREQYMEDIEKCQKLIRNGESYELCLTTQMTRKVGEINSLGLYLNLREKNPAPYAAWFNFPKENLCVCCSSPERFLRLDRNGVLEAKPIKGTIARGQSKGEDELNRLKLQYSEKDQAENLMIVDLLRNDLGRICEPGSVHVPHLMDIESYSTVHTMVSTVRGKKQPNVSAVDCVRAAFPGGSMTGAPKLRSMEILDSLESCSRGIYSGCIGYFSYNQTFDLNIVIRTVVIHNGEASIGAGGAITALSNPKDEYEEMILKTKAPTNAVIDYQRSTS, encoded by the exons ATGAGTTTCACTTTGTGTTCACCTTCATCCGAGATTTCATTATCTTGTCGTGAGAACATTTCCCGAAACAAGAATTTGAGTTCGCTTCTTCCTAGTGCTTGTAATAGAGCTGTTGATTTGGATCAGAATGGCAATTTTCAAATACAGAAGGGAGTTCTGAAAAAAGCCGTGGTTTCGAGCCATTTAATTCCTGGGCGCTTGGAAGAATCGTATTCCGCAAAGAAGTGGCTGCGCGAACCTTCGTCTAA TTTTTGGAATGCTCTTAGTTGTCTGGTAGCATCTATTAGTTACAGAGGCATTTCTTGCACATTCTTGGAAG TGTCTCCAGTGGTGATTCATAATGATGAGTGGTCTTGGAAAGAGCTTTATCATTTTCTATATGAAAAAAAGGCATTTGACAATATTGTGATATCTCCAGGTCCTGGTTCTCCAGCATGTGCTGCTGATATAG GGATATGCCTAAGGCTCCTGCTTGAATGCAGTGACATCCCCATCTTAGGTGTTTGCCTAGGCCATCAG GCTCTAGGTTTCGTGCATGGTGCTGAGGTTGTCCATGCTCCAGAACCTGTTCATGGACGGTTGAG TGATATTGACCACAATGGTTGTCAATTGTTCCATGGAATTCCTTCTGGCCGAAATTCTGGATTCAAG GTGGTTCGGTATCACTCCCTTGTTGTAGATCAAAGGTCACTTCCAAAAGAACTCATACCTATTGCCTGGGCCTCGACCTCTGATACAACTCCATTTCTCGGAATTCAGAACTCTCAGGATTTTGATGGACCAGTGGACTCCCAAGTTTCCGCCAAGTTTTTTCCGACAACATCGGACAAAAGATTGCGATGGCATTCATCTAACCCCGAGGAGTTACAGAGTGGAAAGATACTTATGGGCATCATGCACTTACACAAGCCTCATTATGGCTTACAG TTTCATCCAGAGAGCATCGCTACTTGTTATGGGAGgcaaatattcaaaaattttgccGCAATCACCAAGGACTATTGGTGTAGATTGAAATCATCCCCAAATGGCACGAGGAATGTTAACTATGCTG CATGCATGCAGGTGCCTAATGAGACTCAATTTTTCCAAGATGTTACGAGAAACAAGCATTTGGTGAATGGATTCAGTAATGAGAAACCTGCAAGCATGCACAACATATTGAACCTATCACAACCAAAAACTGTAAAGTATTTGAAGTTGAAATGGAGAAAACTTGAATGCCCTGTGAGCCAAGTTGGTGGGGCCAAAAACATGTTCTGTGAGCTGTTTGGTGATCGCGAGGCTGGAAATACCTTTTGGCTGGATAGTTCCTCAACAGAAATG AACAGGGCTCGCTTTTCATTTATGGGGGGTAAAGGTGGGCCACTTTGGAGACAAGTGACTTTTAAATTATTGAGCAAGAG CGATTCTGCATGTAAAGGTGGAGGCAACCTGTTGATTGAAGATGCTGAGGGCTGTACTTCGACCACCTTTCTAGAAAATGGATTTTTTGACTTTTTGAATAAG GAGCTCCAGTCATTCTGCTATGATGCATCAGATTATGAAGGATTACCTTTTGATTTTTATGGCGGTTATGTTGGTTACATTGG GTACGATCTTAAAGTTGAATGTGGTGTTTCATCTAATTGTCATAAGTCCAGTGCCCCCGATGCCTGCCTTTTTTTTGCGGATAATCTTGTAGTGGTGGATCATCTGCATGATGATATTTATATCACATCCATACTTGATAATGACACTACCAAAACCCTATGGCTTGATGAGGTCGAACAGAAGCTTCTTGATATGAAAGTTCATCTATTGAAAAAGTCCTCATCATTTGCATCTTCAGTTTCTACGAGTGCCTCGTTTGGAGAGACCTTTTCAGCTGAGAAATCAAGGGAGCAATACATGGAAGACATAGAGAAATGCCAGAAACTTATTAGAAATGGAGAAAGCTATGAGTTATGTCTTACTACACAGATGACTAGAAAAGTGGGGGAAATAAACTCTTTGGGACTTTACCTCAATCTCCGAGAAAAAAATCCCGCCCCATATGCTGCCTGGTTCAATTTTCCGAAAGAAAATTTATGTGTATGCTGTTCGTCACCTGAAAGGTTCCTGAGGTTGGATAGAAATGGTGTTTTAGAAGCGAAACCGATTAAAGGTACCATAGCTCGTGGTCAGTCGAAGGGTGAAGACGAGTTGAACAGATTAAAATTGCAGTACAG TGAAAAGGATCAAGCCGAAAATTTGATGATTGTTGACCTTCTAAGGAATGACCTTGGACGCATCTGTGAGCCCGGTTCAGTTCACGTGCCTCATCTTATGGACATCGAGTCATATTCTACCGTTCACACCATGGTAAGCACCGTACGAGGCAAGAAACAACCTAACGTCAGTGCTGTCGACTGCGTTAGAGCTGCATTTCCTGGCGGCTCAATGACAGGTGCACCAAAGTTAAGATCAATGGAAATTCTCGACTCTCTTGAGAGTTGTTCCAGAGGCATTTATTCTGGATGCATCGGGTATTTCTCTTATAACCAAACCTTTGATCTCAATATTGTCATCAGAACTGTAGTGATACACAACGGCGAGGCGTCCATTGGAGCCGGCGGTGCCATTACAGCTCTATCGAATCCCAAGGACGAGTATGAAGAAATGATATTGAAAACCAAGGCACCAACCAATGCTGTGATCGACTATCAGAGATCTACCTCTTAA
- the LOC140882318 gene encoding aminodeoxychorismate synthase, chloroplastic isoform X1, which yields MSFTLCSPSSEISLSCRENISRNKNLSSLLPSACNRAVDLDQNGNFQIQKGVLKKAVVSSHLIPGRLEESYSAKKWLREPSSKLDFIRTLLIDNYDSYTYNIFQELSIINGLSPVVIHNDEWSWKELYHFLYEKKAFDNIVISPGPGSPACAADIGICLRLLLECSDIPILGVCLGHQALGFVHGAEVVHAPEPVHGRLSDIDHNGCQLFHGIPSGRNSGFKVVRYHSLVVDQRSLPKELIPIAWASTSDTTPFLGIQNSQDFDGPVDSQVSAKFFPTTSDKRLRWHSSNPEELQSGKILMGIMHLHKPHYGLQFHPESIATCYGRQIFKNFAAITKDYWCRLKSSPNGTRNVNYAACMQVPNETQFFQDVTRNKHLVNGFSNEKPASMHNILNLSQPKTVKYLKLKWRKLECPVSQVGGAKNMFCELFGDREAGNTFWLDSSSTEMNRARFSFMGGKGGPLWRQVTFKLLSKSDSACKGGGNLLIEDAEGCTSTTFLENGFFDFLNKELQSFCYDASDYEGLPFDFYGGYVGYIGYDLKVECGVSSNCHKSSAPDACLFFADNLVVVDHLHDDIYITSILDNDTTKTLWLDEVEQKLLDMKVHLLKKSSSFASSVSTSASFGETFSAEKSREQYMEDIEKCQKLIRNGESYELCLTTQMTRKVGEINSLGLYLNLREKNPAPYAAWFNFPKENLCVCCSSPERFLRLDRNGVLEAKPIKGTIARGQSKGEDELNRLKLQYSEKDQAENLMIVDLLRNDLGRICEPGSVHVPHLMDIESYSTVHTMVSTVRGKKQPNVSAVDCVRAAFPGGSMTGAPKLRSMEILDSLESCSRGIYSGCIGYFSYNQTFDLNIVIRTVVIHNGEASIGAGGAITALSNPKDEYEEMILKTKAPTNAVIDYQRSTS from the exons ATGAGTTTCACTTTGTGTTCACCTTCATCCGAGATTTCATTATCTTGTCGTGAGAACATTTCCCGAAACAAGAATTTGAGTTCGCTTCTTCCTAGTGCTTGTAATAGAGCTGTTGATTTGGATCAGAATGGCAATTTTCAAATACAGAAGGGAGTTCTGAAAAAAGCCGTGGTTTCGAGCCATTTAATTCCTGGGCGCTTGGAAGAATCGTATTCCGCAAAGAAGTGGCTGCGCGAACCTTCGTCTAAGTTGGATTTTATAAGAACCTTGTTGATTGATAATTATGACAGTTACACCTATAATATTTTTCAGGAGCTCTCCATCATCAATGGAT TGTCTCCAGTGGTGATTCATAATGATGAGTGGTCTTGGAAAGAGCTTTATCATTTTCTATATGAAAAAAAGGCATTTGACAATATTGTGATATCTCCAGGTCCTGGTTCTCCAGCATGTGCTGCTGATATAG GGATATGCCTAAGGCTCCTGCTTGAATGCAGTGACATCCCCATCTTAGGTGTTTGCCTAGGCCATCAG GCTCTAGGTTTCGTGCATGGTGCTGAGGTTGTCCATGCTCCAGAACCTGTTCATGGACGGTTGAG TGATATTGACCACAATGGTTGTCAATTGTTCCATGGAATTCCTTCTGGCCGAAATTCTGGATTCAAG GTGGTTCGGTATCACTCCCTTGTTGTAGATCAAAGGTCACTTCCAAAAGAACTCATACCTATTGCCTGGGCCTCGACCTCTGATACAACTCCATTTCTCGGAATTCAGAACTCTCAGGATTTTGATGGACCAGTGGACTCCCAAGTTTCCGCCAAGTTTTTTCCGACAACATCGGACAAAAGATTGCGATGGCATTCATCTAACCCCGAGGAGTTACAGAGTGGAAAGATACTTATGGGCATCATGCACTTACACAAGCCTCATTATGGCTTACAG TTTCATCCAGAGAGCATCGCTACTTGTTATGGGAGgcaaatattcaaaaattttgccGCAATCACCAAGGACTATTGGTGTAGATTGAAATCATCCCCAAATGGCACGAGGAATGTTAACTATGCTG CATGCATGCAGGTGCCTAATGAGACTCAATTTTTCCAAGATGTTACGAGAAACAAGCATTTGGTGAATGGATTCAGTAATGAGAAACCTGCAAGCATGCACAACATATTGAACCTATCACAACCAAAAACTGTAAAGTATTTGAAGTTGAAATGGAGAAAACTTGAATGCCCTGTGAGCCAAGTTGGTGGGGCCAAAAACATGTTCTGTGAGCTGTTTGGTGATCGCGAGGCTGGAAATACCTTTTGGCTGGATAGTTCCTCAACAGAAATG AACAGGGCTCGCTTTTCATTTATGGGGGGTAAAGGTGGGCCACTTTGGAGACAAGTGACTTTTAAATTATTGAGCAAGAG CGATTCTGCATGTAAAGGTGGAGGCAACCTGTTGATTGAAGATGCTGAGGGCTGTACTTCGACCACCTTTCTAGAAAATGGATTTTTTGACTTTTTGAATAAG GAGCTCCAGTCATTCTGCTATGATGCATCAGATTATGAAGGATTACCTTTTGATTTTTATGGCGGTTATGTTGGTTACATTGG GTACGATCTTAAAGTTGAATGTGGTGTTTCATCTAATTGTCATAAGTCCAGTGCCCCCGATGCCTGCCTTTTTTTTGCGGATAATCTTGTAGTGGTGGATCATCTGCATGATGATATTTATATCACATCCATACTTGATAATGACACTACCAAAACCCTATGGCTTGATGAGGTCGAACAGAAGCTTCTTGATATGAAAGTTCATCTATTGAAAAAGTCCTCATCATTTGCATCTTCAGTTTCTACGAGTGCCTCGTTTGGAGAGACCTTTTCAGCTGAGAAATCAAGGGAGCAATACATGGAAGACATAGAGAAATGCCAGAAACTTATTAGAAATGGAGAAAGCTATGAGTTATGTCTTACTACACAGATGACTAGAAAAGTGGGGGAAATAAACTCTTTGGGACTTTACCTCAATCTCCGAGAAAAAAATCCCGCCCCATATGCTGCCTGGTTCAATTTTCCGAAAGAAAATTTATGTGTATGCTGTTCGTCACCTGAAAGGTTCCTGAGGTTGGATAGAAATGGTGTTTTAGAAGCGAAACCGATTAAAGGTACCATAGCTCGTGGTCAGTCGAAGGGTGAAGACGAGTTGAACAGATTAAAATTGCAGTACAG TGAAAAGGATCAAGCCGAAAATTTGATGATTGTTGACCTTCTAAGGAATGACCTTGGACGCATCTGTGAGCCCGGTTCAGTTCACGTGCCTCATCTTATGGACATCGAGTCATATTCTACCGTTCACACCATGGTAAGCACCGTACGAGGCAAGAAACAACCTAACGTCAGTGCTGTCGACTGCGTTAGAGCTGCATTTCCTGGCGGCTCAATGACAGGTGCACCAAAGTTAAGATCAATGGAAATTCTCGACTCTCTTGAGAGTTGTTCCAGAGGCATTTATTCTGGATGCATCGGGTATTTCTCTTATAACCAAACCTTTGATCTCAATATTGTCATCAGAACTGTAGTGATACACAACGGCGAGGCGTCCATTGGAGCCGGCGGTGCCATTACAGCTCTATCGAATCCCAAGGACGAGTATGAAGAAATGATATTGAAAACCAAGGCACCAACCAATGCTGTGATCGACTATCAGAGATCTACCTCTTAA
- the LOC140882318 gene encoding aminodeoxychorismate synthase, chloroplastic isoform X3 encodes MSFTLCSPSSEISLSCRENISRNKNLSSLLPSACNRAVDLDQNGNFQIQKGVLKKAVVSSHLIPGRLEESYSAKKWLREPSSKLDFIRTLLIDNYDSYTYNIFQELSIINGCPGSPACAADIGICLRLLLECSDIPILGVCLGHQALGFVHGAEVVHAPEPVHGRLSDIDHNGCQLFHGIPSGRNSGFKVVRYHSLVVDQRSLPKELIPIAWASTSDTTPFLGIQNSQDFDGPVDSQVSAKFFPTTSDKRLRWHSSNPEELQSGKILMGIMHLHKPHYGLQFHPESIATCYGRQIFKNFAAITKDYWCRLKSSPNGTRNVNYAACMQVPNETQFFQDVTRNKHLVNGFSNEKPASMHNILNLSQPKTVKYLKLKWRKLECPVSQVGGAKNMFCELFGDREAGNTFWLDSSSTEMNRARFSFMGGKGGPLWRQVTFKLLSKSDSACKGGGNLLIEDAEGCTSTTFLENGFFDFLNKELQSFCYDASDYEGLPFDFYGGYVGYIGYDLKVECGVSSNCHKSSAPDACLFFADNLVVVDHLHDDIYITSILDNDTTKTLWLDEVEQKLLDMKVHLLKKSSSFASSVSTSASFGETFSAEKSREQYMEDIEKCQKLIRNGESYELCLTTQMTRKVGEINSLGLYLNLREKNPAPYAAWFNFPKENLCVCCSSPERFLRLDRNGVLEAKPIKGTIARGQSKGEDELNRLKLQYSEKDQAENLMIVDLLRNDLGRICEPGSVHVPHLMDIESYSTVHTMVSTVRGKKQPNVSAVDCVRAAFPGGSMTGAPKLRSMEILDSLESCSRGIYSGCIGYFSYNQTFDLNIVIRTVVIHNGEASIGAGGAITALSNPKDEYEEMILKTKAPTNAVIDYQRSTS; translated from the exons ATGAGTTTCACTTTGTGTTCACCTTCATCCGAGATTTCATTATCTTGTCGTGAGAACATTTCCCGAAACAAGAATTTGAGTTCGCTTCTTCCTAGTGCTTGTAATAGAGCTGTTGATTTGGATCAGAATGGCAATTTTCAAATACAGAAGGGAGTTCTGAAAAAAGCCGTGGTTTCGAGCCATTTAATTCCTGGGCGCTTGGAAGAATCGTATTCCGCAAAGAAGTGGCTGCGCGAACCTTCGTCTAAGTTGGATTTTATAAGAACCTTGTTGATTGATAATTATGACAGTTACACCTATAATATTTTTCAGGAGCTCTCCATCATCAATGGAT GTCCTGGTTCTCCAGCATGTGCTGCTGATATAG GGATATGCCTAAGGCTCCTGCTTGAATGCAGTGACATCCCCATCTTAGGTGTTTGCCTAGGCCATCAG GCTCTAGGTTTCGTGCATGGTGCTGAGGTTGTCCATGCTCCAGAACCTGTTCATGGACGGTTGAG TGATATTGACCACAATGGTTGTCAATTGTTCCATGGAATTCCTTCTGGCCGAAATTCTGGATTCAAG GTGGTTCGGTATCACTCCCTTGTTGTAGATCAAAGGTCACTTCCAAAAGAACTCATACCTATTGCCTGGGCCTCGACCTCTGATACAACTCCATTTCTCGGAATTCAGAACTCTCAGGATTTTGATGGACCAGTGGACTCCCAAGTTTCCGCCAAGTTTTTTCCGACAACATCGGACAAAAGATTGCGATGGCATTCATCTAACCCCGAGGAGTTACAGAGTGGAAAGATACTTATGGGCATCATGCACTTACACAAGCCTCATTATGGCTTACAG TTTCATCCAGAGAGCATCGCTACTTGTTATGGGAGgcaaatattcaaaaattttgccGCAATCACCAAGGACTATTGGTGTAGATTGAAATCATCCCCAAATGGCACGAGGAATGTTAACTATGCTG CATGCATGCAGGTGCCTAATGAGACTCAATTTTTCCAAGATGTTACGAGAAACAAGCATTTGGTGAATGGATTCAGTAATGAGAAACCTGCAAGCATGCACAACATATTGAACCTATCACAACCAAAAACTGTAAAGTATTTGAAGTTGAAATGGAGAAAACTTGAATGCCCTGTGAGCCAAGTTGGTGGGGCCAAAAACATGTTCTGTGAGCTGTTTGGTGATCGCGAGGCTGGAAATACCTTTTGGCTGGATAGTTCCTCAACAGAAATG AACAGGGCTCGCTTTTCATTTATGGGGGGTAAAGGTGGGCCACTTTGGAGACAAGTGACTTTTAAATTATTGAGCAAGAG CGATTCTGCATGTAAAGGTGGAGGCAACCTGTTGATTGAAGATGCTGAGGGCTGTACTTCGACCACCTTTCTAGAAAATGGATTTTTTGACTTTTTGAATAAG GAGCTCCAGTCATTCTGCTATGATGCATCAGATTATGAAGGATTACCTTTTGATTTTTATGGCGGTTATGTTGGTTACATTGG GTACGATCTTAAAGTTGAATGTGGTGTTTCATCTAATTGTCATAAGTCCAGTGCCCCCGATGCCTGCCTTTTTTTTGCGGATAATCTTGTAGTGGTGGATCATCTGCATGATGATATTTATATCACATCCATACTTGATAATGACACTACCAAAACCCTATGGCTTGATGAGGTCGAACAGAAGCTTCTTGATATGAAAGTTCATCTATTGAAAAAGTCCTCATCATTTGCATCTTCAGTTTCTACGAGTGCCTCGTTTGGAGAGACCTTTTCAGCTGAGAAATCAAGGGAGCAATACATGGAAGACATAGAGAAATGCCAGAAACTTATTAGAAATGGAGAAAGCTATGAGTTATGTCTTACTACACAGATGACTAGAAAAGTGGGGGAAATAAACTCTTTGGGACTTTACCTCAATCTCCGAGAAAAAAATCCCGCCCCATATGCTGCCTGGTTCAATTTTCCGAAAGAAAATTTATGTGTATGCTGTTCGTCACCTGAAAGGTTCCTGAGGTTGGATAGAAATGGTGTTTTAGAAGCGAAACCGATTAAAGGTACCATAGCTCGTGGTCAGTCGAAGGGTGAAGACGAGTTGAACAGATTAAAATTGCAGTACAG TGAAAAGGATCAAGCCGAAAATTTGATGATTGTTGACCTTCTAAGGAATGACCTTGGACGCATCTGTGAGCCCGGTTCAGTTCACGTGCCTCATCTTATGGACATCGAGTCATATTCTACCGTTCACACCATGGTAAGCACCGTACGAGGCAAGAAACAACCTAACGTCAGTGCTGTCGACTGCGTTAGAGCTGCATTTCCTGGCGGCTCAATGACAGGTGCACCAAAGTTAAGATCAATGGAAATTCTCGACTCTCTTGAGAGTTGTTCCAGAGGCATTTATTCTGGATGCATCGGGTATTTCTCTTATAACCAAACCTTTGATCTCAATATTGTCATCAGAACTGTAGTGATACACAACGGCGAGGCGTCCATTGGAGCCGGCGGTGCCATTACAGCTCTATCGAATCCCAAGGACGAGTATGAAGAAATGATATTGAAAACCAAGGCACCAACCAATGCTGTGATCGACTATCAGAGATCTACCTCTTAA